One genomic segment of Bradyrhizobium prioriisuperbiae includes these proteins:
- a CDS encoding acyl-CoA thioesterase codes for MTDTPPTSSSVHAPPPPTEPTGDLCIRTMAMPADTNANGDIFGGWLLSQMDVGGGIMASKTTKLRTVTVSIETMTFRKPVYVGDVVSVHCSVIRIGRTSITIRVEAWVMRRRETGLILVTEGNFTYVAIDENGRPQVIAKG; via the coding sequence ATGACCGATACGCCTCCCACCAGTTCATCCGTCCACGCGCCGCCACCGCCGACCGAGCCGACCGGCGATCTCTGCATCCGCACCATGGCGATGCCGGCCGACACCAATGCCAACGGCGATATCTTCGGCGGCTGGCTGTTGAGCCAGATGGACGTCGGCGGCGGCATTATGGCCTCCAAGACCACCAAGTTGCGCACCGTCACGGTATCGATCGAGACCATGACCTTCCGCAAGCCGGTCTATGTCGGCGACGTGGTGTCGGTACACTGCTCGGTCATCCGCATCGGCCGCACCTCGATCACCATCCGAGTCGAAGCCTGGGTCATGCGGCGCAGGGAAACCGGCCTGATCCTGGTGACGGAAGGCAACTTCACCTATGTCGCCATCGACGAGAACGGCCGGCCGCAGGTGATCGCGAAGGGGTGA
- the ssuC gene encoding aliphatic sulfonate ABC transporter permease SsuC: MSLIDSLPRVGGLRAPRLDGLTQWIVPITIIAIWQLASVAGWISVRVLPAPSDVALAGWKLLLSGELARNIWVSFWRAIVGFVIGGGIGFAFGLANGLSRLSNKLTDTTLQMVRNVPHLALIPLVILWFGIDEVAKLFLVALGVFFPIYLNTLHGIKTVDPQLIEMGRSYGMSDGELFRRVIFPGALPSIFVGLRFALGIMWLTLIVAETIAASSGLGYMAMQAREFMLIDVVVLSILIYALLGKLADSASRVLERLTLSWHPAFQKQ; the protein is encoded by the coding sequence ATGAGCCTGATCGATTCCCTGCCGCGGGTCGGCGGCCTTCGTGCCCCGCGGCTCGACGGCCTGACCCAATGGATCGTGCCGATAACGATCATCGCGATCTGGCAGCTGGCGAGTGTCGCCGGCTGGATCTCGGTGCGCGTGCTGCCGGCGCCGAGCGACGTCGCGCTGGCCGGTTGGAAACTGCTGCTATCAGGTGAGCTCGCGCGCAATATCTGGGTCAGCTTCTGGCGCGCCATTGTTGGTTTTGTCATCGGCGGCGGCATCGGTTTCGCCTTCGGCCTTGCCAACGGGCTGTCCAGGCTCAGCAACAAGCTGACCGACACCACGCTGCAGATGGTGCGCAACGTGCCGCATCTGGCGCTGATCCCGCTGGTGATCCTGTGGTTCGGCATCGATGAGGTGGCGAAGCTGTTCCTGGTGGCGCTCGGCGTGTTCTTCCCGATCTATCTGAACACCCTGCACGGCATCAAGACGGTCGATCCGCAGCTGATCGAGATGGGCCGCAGCTACGGCATGAGCGATGGCGAACTGTTCCGCCGCGTCATCTTCCCGGGCGCATTGCCCTCGATCTTCGTCGGGCTTCGTTTTGCGCTCGGCATCATGTGGCTGACGCTGATCGTGGCTGAGACCATCGCTGCGTCCTCCGGCCTCGGCTACATGGCGATGCAGGCGCGCGAGTTCATGCTGATCGACGTCGTGGTGCTCAGCATCCTGATCTATGCGCTGCTCGGCAAGCTCGCCGACAGCGCGTCGCGCGTGCTCGAACGGCTGACGCTGTCGTGGCATCCGGCTTTCCAGAAACAGTGA
- a CDS encoding acyl-CoA dehydrogenase, with protein MTSSSFRRDWLTRPIFTWGRKVMPEMSDTEREALEAGDVWWDADLFTGTPDWSKLLAYPPAKLTAEEQAFLDGPVDELCAMIDDWQINWELRDLPPQVWDFIKHNKFFGMIIPRQFGGLGFSPYAHSEVVRKISTRSCAAVVTVMVPNSLGPGELLMRFGTPEQQQRWLPRLADGHEIPCFGLTSPEAGSDAASMIDSGIVCKGTFEGREVLGLRLNWHKRYITLGPVATLLGLAFKAYDPDHLLGEREDLGITVALIPTDLPGVEIGHRHLPSMQVFQNGPNWGRDVFVPLDFIIGGQERIGEGWKMLMTALAAGRGISLPSLSAAAAVYCARTTGAYARIREQFNVPIGKFEGIEEPLARIAGIAYLLDAARRLTCAALNEGHHPAVISGIMKLHATERMRIAIDDAMDIHGGKAVIDGPQNYMGNLYRAVPVGITVEGANILTRNLIVFGQGAIRAHPYLLAEMTALGDDNAARGLETFDKAFWGHVGHTLANTFRALGRCWTGGAFAPAPDAGAATPFYRQLSRHASAFALCADMALLTLGGALKRKEMLSARFGDILSELYLLSAALKRWEDEGRQEADFAALEWCMASGLKTIETRFSDILANLPNRFVAFVLKVIIQPFGAHAVGPSDTLVHRLAQLILEPSAARDRLTPNLSHVDDDRGVARLEKAFALVTGNEDIAKKMRSARIRDWREALRNGVINQAEADRLAAAHEAVAKVIDVDDFAPEVLSPMSVRLHDHRRYPQEVTTRAAS; from the coding sequence ATGACGTCTTCCTCCTTCCGCCGCGACTGGCTCACCAGGCCGATCTTCACCTGGGGGCGCAAGGTGATGCCGGAGATGTCCGACACCGAGCGCGAGGCGCTGGAGGCCGGCGATGTCTGGTGGGACGCCGACCTGTTCACCGGCACGCCCGACTGGTCCAAGCTGCTGGCCTATCCGCCGGCGAAATTGACCGCTGAAGAGCAGGCCTTCCTGGACGGCCCGGTCGACGAGCTCTGCGCCATGATCGACGACTGGCAGATCAATTGGGAGCTGCGCGACCTGCCGCCGCAGGTCTGGGACTTCATCAAGCACAACAAATTCTTCGGCATGATCATCCCCCGGCAGTTCGGCGGTCTCGGTTTCTCGCCCTATGCCCACTCCGAGGTGGTGCGCAAGATTTCCACCCGCTCCTGCGCCGCTGTCGTCACTGTGATGGTGCCGAACTCGCTGGGACCGGGCGAACTGTTGATGCGTTTCGGCACTCCCGAACAGCAGCAGCGCTGGCTGCCGCGGCTGGCCGATGGCCATGAGATTCCCTGCTTCGGCCTCACCAGTCCGGAGGCCGGCTCCGACGCCGCGTCGATGATCGACAGCGGCATTGTCTGCAAGGGCACGTTCGAAGGCCGGGAGGTGCTGGGGCTGCGGCTGAACTGGCACAAGCGCTACATCACGCTGGGCCCGGTGGCGACGCTGCTCGGCCTCGCCTTCAAGGCCTATGATCCCGATCATCTGCTGGGCGAGAGGGAAGACCTCGGCATCACCGTGGCGTTGATCCCGACCGATCTGCCCGGTGTCGAGATCGGCCACCGCCATCTGCCGTCGATGCAGGTGTTCCAGAACGGCCCGAACTGGGGCCGCGACGTGTTCGTGCCGCTCGATTTCATTATCGGTGGCCAGGAGCGCATTGGCGAAGGCTGGAAGATGCTGATGACCGCGCTGGCCGCCGGCCGCGGCATCTCGCTGCCGTCGTTGTCGGCGGCGGCTGCGGTTTATTGCGCGCGCACCACCGGCGCCTATGCCCGCATCCGCGAGCAGTTCAACGTGCCGATCGGCAAGTTCGAAGGCATCGAGGAGCCGCTGGCCCGCATCGCCGGCATCGCGTACCTGCTCGACGCCGCGCGGCGGCTGACCTGCGCCGCACTCAATGAGGGCCATCACCCTGCGGTGATTTCCGGCATCATGAAGCTGCATGCCACCGAGCGGATGCGCATCGCCATCGACGATGCCATGGATATCCATGGCGGCAAGGCCGTGATCGACGGCCCGCAGAACTACATGGGCAATCTCTATCGCGCGGTGCCGGTCGGCATCACCGTGGAAGGCGCCAACATCCTCACCCGCAATCTCATCGTGTTCGGCCAGGGCGCGATCCGCGCCCATCCCTATCTGCTGGCCGAGATGACGGCGCTGGGCGACGACAATGCAGCGCGGGGGCTCGAGACCTTCGACAAGGCGTTCTGGGGCCATGTCGGTCACACCCTCGCCAATACCTTCCGCGCCCTCGGCCGCTGCTGGACCGGCGGCGCGTTTGCGCCGGCCCCGGACGCAGGCGCTGCGACGCCCTTCTACCGGCAGCTGTCGCGGCATGCCTCGGCGTTCGCGCTGTGCGCCGACATGGCGCTGCTGACGCTCGGCGGTGCGCTGAAACGCAAGGAGATGCTCTCCGCCCGGTTCGGCGACATTCTGTCCGAGCTGTATCTGCTCTCGGCTGCGCTAAAGCGCTGGGAAGACGAGGGCCGTCAGGAAGCTGATTTCGCGGCGCTGGAATGGTGCATGGCCAGCGGGCTGAAGACCATCGAGACGCGCTTCTCGGACATCCTTGCCAATCTGCCGAACCGGTTCGTGGCCTTTGTGCTGAAAGTGATCATCCAGCCGTTCGGCGCCCATGCGGTCGGTCCCTCGGACACCCTGGTCCATCGCCTGGCGCAGCTCATCCTGGAGCCGTCGGCGGCGCGGGACCGCCTGACCCCAAACCTGTCCCATGTCGACGATGACCGCGGCGTGGCCCGGCTGGAAAAGGCCTTTGCGCTGGTCACCGGCAATGAGGACATCGCCAAAAAGATGCGTTCGGCGCGGATCAGGGATTGGCGCGAGGCGCTGCGCAACGGGGTCATCAACCAGGCCGAGGCCGACCGGCTGGCGGCGGCGCATGAGGCGGTGGCGAAAGTCATCGACGTCGACGATTTTGCCCCAGAGGTCTTGTCACCAATGAGTGTTAGGCTGCACGATCACAGACGATACCCGCAGGAAGTGACCACACGAGCAGCAAGCTGA
- a CDS encoding sulfonate ABC transporter substrate-binding protein, whose product MKRRGFLRWLIASSAFVAAVAPASLLAQAPKEIRIGYQKNGVLVIARQQASLEKHFAGQGIQIKWVEFSSGPPMLEAMSAGSVDFGAVGDSPPIFAQAANANIVYAAAQPITNGQGILVPASSTIRSIEDLKGKRVGFTKGSSAHNVVLQTLEKAGLSYADITPVYLTPPDAGAAFANGSIEAWAIWDPYFAIGEVKQHGRILINSKDVTKTNSFYIANRDFATTQGAALRDVIAVLTQSAHWAESHRTDVAKSLSDVTGVPLDIQTVAAERSSYAIGPVTDDIVATQQGVADRFHKLGLIPKPIVIKDIVWKPAQS is encoded by the coding sequence ATGAAGCGCCGTGGGTTTTTACGATGGCTGATCGCGTCAAGCGCGTTTGTGGCGGCGGTCGCGCCGGCGTCGCTGCTGGCGCAAGCGCCGAAAGAGATCCGCATCGGCTATCAGAAGAACGGCGTGCTGGTGATTGCGCGCCAGCAGGCGTCGCTTGAGAAGCATTTTGCCGGTCAGGGCATCCAGATCAAGTGGGTGGAGTTCTCCTCGGGACCGCCGATGCTGGAAGCGATGAGCGCCGGCAGTGTCGATTTCGGCGCCGTCGGCGATTCCCCGCCGATCTTCGCGCAGGCGGCCAATGCCAATATCGTCTACGCTGCGGCGCAGCCGATCACCAACGGGCAGGGCATTCTGGTGCCGGCGTCGTCGACCATCCGCTCCATCGAAGACTTGAAAGGCAAGCGCGTCGGCTTCACCAAGGGATCGAGCGCCCACAATGTGGTGCTGCAGACCCTGGAAAAGGCCGGGCTGAGCTATGCCGACATCACGCCTGTGTACCTGACCCCGCCGGACGCCGGTGCGGCGTTCGCCAACGGCAGCATCGAGGCCTGGGCGATCTGGGATCCCTACTTCGCCATCGGCGAGGTGAAGCAGCATGGACGGATCCTGATCAATTCCAAGGATGTGACCAAGACCAATTCCTTCTATATCGCCAACCGCGATTTCGCCACGACGCAGGGCGCCGCGTTGCGTGACGTGATCGCGGTGCTGACCCAATCCGCGCACTGGGCCGAGAGCCATCGTACCGACGTGGCGAAATCGTTGAGCGATGTCACCGGCGTGCCGCTGGATATCCAGACCGTGGCTGCGGAGCGCTCGTCCTACGCCATCGGACCCGTCACCGATGACATCGTCGCGACCCAGCAGGGCGTCGCCGACCGTTTTCACAAGCTGGGCCTGATCCCGAAGCCGATCGTCATCAAGGACATCGTCTGGAAGCCCGCGCAGAGCTGA
- a CDS encoding sulfonate ABC transporter substrate-binding protein has product MKPLRTFAAVVAVALGLAASIGAATAQDKMLRIGFQKYGKLVLLKSKGSLEPKLKPLGYSVVWTEFPSGPPLLEAVNVGAIDFGNTGEAPPIFAQAAGAPIRYVAYEPPAPKGEAILVQKNSPLKSVAELKGKTVALNKGSNVHYLLVKALEKAGLKYSDITPAFLAPADARAAFERGSVDAWAIWDPYQASAEVALEARVLSDGTDTVANTQFYFSSEKFLATDPKVLDVLLDSLREVDAWAKTDIHAVAEQLSPSVGLPVPVIELALKRQAYGIKPIDAQVLAEQQKLGDTFHQLGLIPKAITVSDIARKSGS; this is encoded by the coding sequence ATGAAGCCGTTGCGAACTTTTGCCGCCGTCGTTGCCGTTGCCCTCGGGCTCGCCGCATCGATCGGTGCAGCCACGGCGCAAGACAAGATGCTGCGCATCGGCTTCCAGAAATACGGCAAGCTCGTGCTGCTCAAGAGCAAGGGCTCGCTGGAGCCGAAACTGAAGCCGCTGGGCTATTCCGTGGTGTGGACGGAGTTCCCGTCGGGGCCGCCCTTGCTGGAAGCCGTCAATGTTGGTGCCATCGATTTCGGCAACACCGGTGAAGCGCCGCCGATCTTCGCGCAGGCGGCCGGTGCCCCGATCCGTTATGTCGCCTACGAGCCGCCGGCGCCGAAGGGCGAGGCGATCCTGGTGCAGAAGAACAGCCCGCTGAAGAGCGTCGCCGAGTTGAAGGGCAAGACCGTCGCTCTCAACAAGGGCTCGAACGTTCATTATCTGCTGGTCAAGGCGCTGGAGAAGGCGGGCCTGAAGTACTCCGACATCACCCCGGCGTTCCTCGCGCCGGCCGACGCGCGCGCCGCGTTCGAACGCGGCTCGGTCGATGCGTGGGCGATCTGGGATCCCTACCAGGCCTCTGCCGAAGTGGCGCTCGAGGCCCGCGTGCTGTCCGATGGTACCGACACCGTCGCCAACACCCAGTTCTATTTCTCGTCGGAAAAATTCCTCGCCACGGATCCCAAAGTGCTCGATGTGCTGCTGGACAGCCTGCGTGAGGTCGACGCCTGGGCGAAGACCGACATTCATGCTGTGGCCGAGCAGCTCAGCCCGTCGGTCGGCCTTCCGGTGCCGGTGATCGAACTCGCGCTGAAGCGCCAAGCCTACGGTATCAAGCCGATCGATGCCCAGGTGCTGGCCGAGCAGCAGAAATTGGGCGATACCTTTCATCAGCTTGGGTTGATCCCCAAGGCCATCACCGTTTCCGATATCGCACGAAAGTCAGGTTCATGA
- a CDS encoding acetyl-CoA C-acetyltransferase has product MMRPVYIVDGSRTPFLKARSGPGPFTPVDLAVQCGRPLLARQPFAPDAFDQVILGCVNVIADEMNPARVAALRLGMGEKMVAFTVQINCGSGMQSIDTAYRYIQQGKGDLILAGGAEALSHAPLVWPQKGVRWFAGLATAKGALAKVAAFARARPAYFKPIIGLERGLTDPITDLNMGQTAEVVGHLFGITRAQSDAYAVESHKRLATAQAQGFLKGEVETAFDRQGKFYDHDDGVRPDSSVDKLATLKPAFERPWGQVTPGNSSQITDGACWTILASEEAVRKHGLTPKAVIVDSQWSALDPSIMGLGPVLSATALLKRNNLSLHDVETWELNEAFATQVLGCLAAWNDDKFCREVLGLDGAAGEIDRAKLNVDGGAISLGHPVGTSGNRIVLHLVNAMKRLGTKRGVATECIGGGLGGAMLIETV; this is encoded by the coding sequence CTGATGCGCCCCGTTTATATCGTTGATGGAAGCCGGACTCCGTTTCTCAAAGCCCGCAGTGGTCCCGGGCCGTTCACGCCGGTCGATCTGGCCGTGCAATGCGGCCGGCCGTTGCTGGCCCGCCAGCCCTTCGCGCCTGACGCCTTCGATCAGGTCATTCTCGGCTGCGTCAATGTCATCGCCGACGAGATGAATCCGGCGCGGGTCGCCGCGCTGCGGCTCGGCATGGGCGAGAAAATGGTGGCGTTCACCGTGCAGATCAATTGCGGTTCCGGTATGCAGTCGATCGACACCGCCTATCGTTACATCCAGCAGGGCAAGGGCGATCTCATTCTCGCCGGCGGCGCCGAGGCGCTGAGCCATGCGCCGCTGGTCTGGCCCCAGAAAGGCGTGCGCTGGTTTGCCGGCCTTGCCACCGCCAAGGGCGCGCTGGCCAAGGTCGCCGCATTCGCCCGGGCCCGGCCGGCCTATTTCAAGCCGATCATCGGCCTGGAGCGCGGGCTGACCGATCCGATCACCGACCTGAACATGGGCCAGACCGCCGAGGTGGTCGGCCATCTCTTTGGCATCACCCGTGCGCAGTCCGACGCCTATGCGGTGGAAAGCCACAAACGCCTTGCCACTGCGCAGGCGCAGGGCTTCCTGAAAGGCGAGGTCGAAACCGCGTTCGACCGGCAGGGCAAATTCTACGACCATGACGACGGCGTGCGTCCCGATTCCAGCGTGGACAAGCTCGCGACATTAAAGCCGGCGTTTGAGCGTCCCTGGGGGCAGGTGACCCCGGGCAATTCCTCGCAGATCACCGACGGTGCCTGCTGGACCATCCTCGCTTCGGAAGAAGCTGTGCGTAAGCATGGTCTCACGCCGAAGGCGGTGATCGTGGACAGCCAGTGGTCGGCGCTCGATCCCTCCATCATGGGGCTGGGTCCGGTGCTGTCGGCGACAGCGCTTCTGAAGCGCAACAATCTCTCCCTGCACGATGTGGAGACCTGGGAATTGAACGAAGCTTTTGCGACCCAGGTGCTGGGATGTCTCGCGGCCTGGAATGACGACAAATTCTGTCGCGAGGTGCTGGGCCTCGACGGTGCAGCCGGCGAGATCGATCGCGCCAAGCTGAATGTCGACGGTGGCGCCATCAGTCTGGGTCATCCGGTCGGCACGTCCGGCAATCGCATCGTGCTGCACCTGGTCAATGCCATGAAGCGGCTCGGCACTAAACGCGGTGTCGCCACCGAATGCATAGGTGGCGGCCTCGGCGGCGCCATGCTGATCGAGACGGTGTGA
- a CDS encoding 3-hydroxyacyl-CoA dehydrogenase NAD-binding domain-containing protein has product MDSQIMDVLRDRVLELGPAPVPGGSYRHFHLTRDADGIAWLLFDREGASANSLSTGVMEELDKVISALASERPAGLVIRSAKPSGFIAGADINEFRGASDAHQVETEMVRAHAVIYRLEELKLPTVAVIHGFCLGGGLEVALACNMRIAIDNARFGFPEVMLGLHPGLGGTARFTELVNPTEAMTLMLTGKTIDARRARSLGLVDAVTQERHVRNAVKDAIFGRLKRVKPGALNGVLNFAPVRGLLANRMRSETAKAAPREHYPAPYALIDLWEKHGGDKVAMLAAERSSFAKLMVTPTAQNLIRVFFLREQIKKLADGANSGENTIKHVHVIGAGAMGGDIAAWCANQGLRVTLADMKAEPIAGAIKRAAELFGKIIRKPTEVRDALDRLIPDMSGDGVAGADLIIEAVPEKLDLKQKVYASLEPKMKPGAILATNTSSIPLQDLRTTLASPQRLVGLHFFNPVSRLQLVEVVSHDAADPQVLSAARAFVGAIDRLPLPVKSSPGFLVNRALTPYMLEAMLMLDEKVDKTTIDAAAEKFGMPMGPIELADQVGLDICLAVGDMLRTRMGDSLPAAPDWLRNKVAKGELGRKTGRGFYEWKDGKAQKTPALAQPTSDMIDRLILPMSNVCVACLREGIVDNADVVDGAMIFGTGYAPFRGGPLNYARSRGVADVVATLQGLANRFGDRFKPDTGWDDFKASVVDNGPQS; this is encoded by the coding sequence ATGGATAGCCAGATCATGGACGTTCTCAGGGACCGTGTGCTCGAACTCGGGCCGGCACCGGTGCCCGGCGGCAGCTACCGCCATTTTCATCTCACCCGCGATGCCGACGGTATTGCGTGGTTGCTGTTCGACCGCGAAGGCGCCAGCGCCAATTCGCTGTCGACCGGCGTGATGGAGGAACTCGACAAGGTCATCTCGGCTCTTGCAAGTGAGCGGCCCGCCGGTCTCGTCATCCGCTCGGCCAAGCCGTCCGGCTTCATCGCCGGCGCCGACATCAACGAATTCCGCGGTGCCAGCGACGCGCATCAGGTCGAAACCGAAATGGTGCGGGCCCATGCGGTGATCTACCGGCTGGAGGAATTGAAGCTTCCCACCGTTGCCGTGATCCACGGCTTCTGCCTTGGCGGAGGCCTGGAAGTGGCGCTGGCCTGCAACATGCGCATCGCCATCGACAATGCCCGTTTCGGTTTTCCGGAGGTGATGCTGGGCCTGCATCCCGGCCTCGGCGGCACCGCGCGTTTCACCGAACTGGTCAATCCGACAGAGGCGATGACGCTGATGCTGACGGGCAAGACCATCGATGCCCGCCGCGCCAGGTCGCTGGGTCTCGTCGATGCGGTAACGCAGGAACGCCATGTCCGCAACGCCGTGAAGGACGCGATTTTCGGCCGGCTCAAGCGGGTGAAGCCGGGCGCTCTCAACGGCGTGCTGAACTTCGCGCCGGTGCGCGGGCTGCTCGCCAACCGCATGCGTTCTGAAACAGCGAAGGCCGCGCCGCGCGAGCATTATCCGGCGCCTTATGCGCTGATCGATCTCTGGGAAAAGCACGGCGGCGACAAGGTGGCGATGCTTGCCGCCGAGCGGTCGTCGTTCGCGAAGCTGATGGTGACGCCGACGGCGCAGAACCTCATCCGCGTGTTCTTCCTGCGCGAGCAGATTAAGAAGCTCGCGGATGGTGCGAATAGCGGTGAGAACACCATCAAGCATGTCCATGTCATCGGCGCTGGCGCCATGGGCGGCGACATCGCCGCCTGGTGTGCCAATCAGGGCCTGCGCGTCACGCTCGCCGACATGAAGGCCGAGCCGATTGCGGGCGCCATCAAGCGTGCTGCCGAATTGTTCGGCAAGATCATTCGCAAGCCGACCGAGGTGCGCGACGCGCTTGATCGGCTGATTCCGGACATGTCCGGCGACGGCGTCGCCGGTGCCGATCTCATCATCGAGGCTGTGCCGGAGAAGCTGGATCTGAAACAGAAGGTCTATGCGTCGCTTGAGCCGAAGATGAAGCCGGGCGCCATTCTCGCCACCAATACGTCCAGCATTCCGTTGCAGGACCTGCGCACCACGCTGGCCTCGCCGCAGCGGCTGGTCGGCCTGCATTTCTTCAATCCGGTGTCGCGGCTGCAACTGGTTGAGGTGGTCAGTCACGATGCCGCCGATCCGCAGGTGTTGTCGGCAGCGCGCGCCTTTGTCGGCGCCATCGACCGGCTGCCGCTGCCGGTGAAGAGCTCGCCGGGCTTCCTGGTCAACCGCGCGCTGACGCCGTACATGCTGGAAGCCATGCTGATGCTCGATGAGAAGGTCGACAAGACCACCATCGATGCAGCGGCCGAGAAGTTCGGCATGCCGATGGGGCCGATCGAACTCGCCGACCAGGTCGGGCTCGATATCTGCCTCGCCGTCGGCGACATGCTGCGCACCCGGATGGGCGACAGCCTGCCGGCCGCGCCCGACTGGCTGCGCAACAAGGTGGCCAAGGGCGAACTCGGCCGCAAGACCGGCCGGGGCTTCTACGAATGGAAGGACGGCAAGGCGCAGAAGACGCCGGCGCTCGCGCAGCCGACCTCCGACATGATCGATCGGCTGATCCTGCCGATGTCGAACGTCTGCGTCGCCTGCCTGCGCGAAGGCATCGTCGACAATGCCGACGTGGTCGACGGCGCCATGATTTTCGGCACAGGTTATGCGCCGTTCCGCGGCGGGCCGCTCAATTACGCGCGCTCGCGTGGCGTGGCCGACGTGGTGGCGACGCTGCAAGGGCTCGCCAACCGCTTCGGCGATCGCTTCAAGCCGGACACCGGCTGGGATGATTTCAAAGCTTCTGTCGTCGACAACGGACCGCAGTCATGA
- the ssuD gene encoding FMNH2-dependent alkanesulfonate monooxygenase, with protein sequence MSVAPSPNANVLWFLPTHGDGRYLGTTNGGRHVSLSYLRQIAQAADDLGYFGVLLPTGRSCEDSWVVASALVPLTKRLRYLVAVRPGLQSPSVAARMTATLDRISEGRLLINVVTGGDPVENKGDGIFLGHDERYEVTREFLSVYKDLLAEKTVEFKGKHLAIEDGRLLFPPHQAGGPPLYFGGSSDAGIDVAVDTVDKYLTWGEPPASVAEKINRVNEVAQARGRKVSFGIRLHVIVRETNAEAWKAADELIHHVSDETIASAQKIFSRMDSVGQQRMAQLHGGRRDKLEISPNLWAGVGLVRGGAGTALVGDPETVAARIKEYQAIGIDTFIMSGYPHLEEAYRFAELVFPHLSLNKGDNVAPLRVNTGPFGETIANEHRPLIKASQS encoded by the coding sequence ATGAGTGTTGCTCCATCCCCTAATGCCAACGTCCTTTGGTTCCTGCCGACTCACGGCGACGGCCGTTATCTCGGCACCACCAATGGCGGCCGGCATGTCTCGCTGTCGTATCTGAGGCAGATCGCGCAGGCGGCCGACGATCTCGGCTATTTCGGCGTGCTGCTGCCGACCGGACGCTCCTGCGAGGATTCCTGGGTCGTGGCCTCGGCGCTGGTGCCGCTGACCAAGCGGCTGCGTTATCTCGTGGCTGTGCGCCCGGGCTTGCAGTCGCCGAGCGTCGCCGCGCGCATGACCGCGACACTGGATCGCATCTCCGAGGGCCGGCTGCTGATCAACGTGGTTACCGGCGGCGATCCCGTGGAGAACAAGGGCGACGGCATCTTCCTTGGACATGACGAGCGTTATGAAGTCACCCGCGAGTTCTTGAGCGTCTACAAGGATCTGCTCGCCGAGAAGACCGTCGAATTCAAGGGCAAGCATCTCGCCATCGAGGATGGCCGGCTGCTGTTCCCGCCGCACCAGGCGGGTGGGCCGCCGCTGTATTTCGGCGGATCGTCCGATGCCGGCATCGATGTCGCCGTCGACACCGTGGACAAGTACCTGACCTGGGGCGAGCCGCCGGCCTCGGTGGCGGAGAAGATCAATCGCGTCAATGAAGTGGCGCAGGCGCGCGGCCGCAAGGTGTCGTTCGGCATCCGCCTGCACGTCATCGTGCGCGAGACCAATGCGGAAGCCTGGAAGGCCGCGGACGAACTGATCCATCATGTCAGCGACGAGACCATTGCCTCGGCGCAGAAGATCTTCTCGCGGATGGATTCGGTGGGGCAGCAGCGCATGGCGCAGCTGCATGGCGGTCGCCGCGACAAGCTCGAGATCAGCCCGAACCTGTGGGCCGGTGTCGGCCTGGTGCGTGGCGGTGCGGGCACGGCGCTGGTCGGCGATCCCGAAACCGTCGCGGCGCGGATCAAGGAGTATCAGGCGATCGGCATCGATACCTTCATCATGTCGGGTTATCCGCATCTCGAAGAAGCCTATCGTTTTGCCGAACTGGTGTTCCCGCATCTGTCGCTCAACAAAGGCGACAATGTCGCGCCGCTGCGCGTCAACACCGGGCCGTTCGGCGAAACCATCGCCAACGAGCATCGTCCCCTCATCAAGGCGTCGCAGTCATGA
- a CDS encoding Rrf2 family transcriptional regulator, which produces MLTAKGKYGLKALVHLAALEPGETTQASDIAVSNNIPKKFLDAILGELRNAGLIHSKKGPGGGYALAKKAAAIKVGNVIRTLDGPLAPIGCASRTAYQPCRDCKDVKTCTVRLTMTKVRDAMSEILDTLTIADMLAAPKAARETLRAVRG; this is translated from the coding sequence ATGCTGACGGCAAAAGGCAAATACGGATTGAAGGCGCTGGTGCATCTGGCCGCGCTGGAACCGGGCGAGACCACCCAGGCCAGCGACATCGCTGTTTCCAACAACATTCCGAAGAAGTTTCTGGACGCCATCCTTGGTGAGTTGCGCAACGCCGGCCTCATTCACAGCAAGAAGGGCCCCGGCGGCGGATACGCGCTGGCGAAGAAAGCCGCGGCCATCAAGGTCGGCAATGTCATCCGTACCCTCGACGGCCCGCTGGCGCCGATCGGCTGCGCCAGCCGCACCGCCTACCAGCCCTGCCGCGACTGCAAGGACGTCAAGACCTGCACCGTGCGGCTGACCATGACCAAGGTGCGCGACGCGATGTCGGAGATCCTGGACACGCTGACGATTGCGGACATGCTGGCGGCGCCGAAGGCGGCCAGGGAGACGCTGCGGGCGGTGCGGGGGTAG